The Edaphobacter sp. 12200R-103 genome contains a region encoding:
- a CDS encoding TonB-dependent receptor → MNSQRLSTTKLDQVFRLQGFNWKRCCRVVCVFALIVIGNVASAQVNSAGTISGRVTDASGNVIAGAGIDIVEQQTNVETKLTTNDSGFYSAGFLKPGIYSVKVSSNGFQSAMTKGLTLQVGQVLNQDFSLKVGEVSETVSVTTGAPLLNTESGELGNVISHEPVVQLPLNGRNFSQLALLVPGVNSGSVGGVRATGGGNETQRAGTSITANGARGSFNLYMINGIQNVDQSVGTAKVFPNLEDIQEFKVQIGNSDAQFAAGGAVVNVVTRSGSNAFHGSVFEFFRNSALDARGYFDAAKPTFQQNQFGASLGGPIKRDKLFFFVDYQGLITHTAPTGTASVPTAAMRAGNFQGFATIYDPATYNPATKRRTPFANNQIDPSRFDPVAVNLLQILPLPNLPGNANNFRFNNLMVNEQRQYDARVDYVISPKDSMFAQFTSGTADVSFPKTPVKINGVFNPLAFASGTGVGANRINHAPSMQATLQETHVFSSVLVNELAVGYTRFDLRVNPLDQGYNTAQALGLQGANTASNTDGAGMSSLSISGFTGYSASFQPEIVPQNTIQISDSVMLNYGAHAFRFGFSGVHNNFGFNQLSAPSGALSFTGAYTNNGSSSGGSGFADFMLGLPVSSTKSILPSGMPYVSYTDFGTYAQDTWRITPRLTAVLGVRYDLFSAPIDRKDRQSNFVPDGGAISAVAGATGKVVIANRGGYSRGIIQTRKLNFTPRVSLAYKVGDKTVIRSAFGAYFFNEQGTGSSARLFLNYPFAQTFSTACSSAVPCLSTSVGIPLSPSATNVPVVVYFPLQNPTPYVNQWNLTLEHQVMNALVVRGSYVGSKGTHLGIALNENVPIPGPGSVQANSPYPAYSTIQSWENRGVSSYNALQLSAEQRAWHGLQYLAAYTWSRSIDEGSGGNSSSSESRINIQNPRNLSADYGLSDFDHRHRFTFSPIYQLPFGRGRQYGGSVNGVVDGLIGGWDLTGIVTLQSGAPFSVSMSSNASLNTGTFLRPDRICNGNKSGSQRTLSAYYDTGCFVNPAQYTFGNTRRNILIGPSYQTIDAGLHKDFHIYESLGMQFRAEFFNLFNTANFGFPNNSIGSAAAGKISSLATGATARQTQFALRFHW, encoded by the coding sequence ATGAACAGTCAACGACTCAGTACGACAAAGCTCGATCAAGTCTTCCGCCTGCAGGGCTTCAACTGGAAACGTTGCTGCCGGGTAGTTTGCGTATTCGCACTCATCGTTATCGGCAATGTTGCTTCCGCTCAGGTTAACTCTGCTGGCACTATCTCTGGGCGCGTCACCGATGCTTCAGGGAATGTTATCGCCGGTGCGGGCATTGATATCGTCGAGCAGCAGACCAATGTCGAAACGAAACTGACGACCAACGATTCCGGTTTCTATTCGGCGGGCTTTCTCAAGCCCGGTATCTACTCGGTCAAGGTGTCGTCCAATGGGTTTCAAAGTGCGATGACGAAAGGCCTGACTTTGCAGGTCGGTCAGGTACTCAACCAGGATTTCTCACTCAAAGTCGGGGAGGTATCCGAGACGGTGAGCGTGACCACGGGTGCTCCACTTTTGAACACTGAATCTGGCGAGCTGGGCAATGTCATTTCGCATGAACCCGTGGTGCAGTTGCCGCTCAATGGCCGCAACTTCTCACAACTCGCTCTTCTCGTCCCCGGAGTGAACTCCGGTTCCGTGGGCGGAGTTCGCGCTACCGGCGGTGGCAATGAGACCCAGCGTGCCGGTACCTCCATCACTGCCAACGGGGCGCGCGGCAGCTTCAATCTCTACATGATCAACGGTATTCAGAACGTCGATCAATCCGTCGGCACCGCAAAGGTATTTCCCAACCTGGAAGACATCCAGGAGTTCAAGGTTCAGATCGGAAACTCCGACGCGCAGTTTGCCGCAGGCGGCGCGGTCGTGAATGTCGTAACGCGCTCGGGATCGAATGCGTTCCATGGATCGGTGTTTGAATTCTTCCGTAACTCAGCACTGGATGCGCGTGGATACTTCGATGCGGCAAAGCCGACGTTTCAGCAGAATCAGTTTGGAGCCTCGCTTGGTGGTCCGATTAAAAGAGACAAATTGTTCTTCTTTGTCGATTACCAGGGATTGATAACCCACACTGCACCTACGGGCACTGCCAGCGTGCCCACTGCAGCCATGCGAGCGGGAAACTTCCAGGGCTTTGCAACGATCTACGATCCTGCGACGTACAATCCCGCAACGAAACGGCGGACGCCATTCGCGAACAACCAGATCGATCCATCGCGATTCGATCCGGTGGCGGTTAATCTACTGCAGATCCTGCCTCTGCCAAATCTGCCTGGCAATGCCAACAATTTCCGTTTCAATAACCTGATGGTGAATGAACAGCGCCAATATGATGCTCGGGTTGACTACGTCATCTCTCCGAAAGACAGCATGTTCGCGCAGTTCACGAGCGGTACTGCCGATGTAAGTTTTCCCAAGACCCCAGTCAAGATCAACGGAGTCTTCAACCCGCTGGCCTTTGCTTCCGGCACCGGAGTCGGGGCAAACCGCATCAATCATGCGCCAAGTATGCAGGCGACCTTGCAGGAAACGCATGTTTTCTCCTCGGTATTGGTGAATGAACTGGCCGTGGGATATACACGTTTCGACCTTCGTGTAAATCCATTGGACCAGGGATATAACACGGCGCAGGCGCTCGGTTTGCAAGGCGCAAATACAGCTTCGAACACGGATGGCGCAGGCATGTCGAGTCTGTCTATCTCTGGTTTCACTGGCTACAGCGCTAGTTTTCAACCCGAGATTGTTCCTCAGAATACGATTCAGATCTCCGACAGCGTTATGCTCAACTATGGTGCGCATGCATTCCGTTTCGGCTTCAGCGGCGTGCATAACAACTTCGGATTCAATCAGCTGTCGGCTCCTTCCGGAGCACTGAGCTTTACAGGCGCCTACACGAATAACGGATCGTCATCGGGAGGGTCGGGTTTTGCAGATTTCATGCTGGGACTGCCGGTAAGCTCGACGAAGTCCATTTTGCCGAGTGGCATGCCCTACGTCAGCTATACGGATTTTGGAACGTACGCGCAGGATACATGGCGTATTACGCCCAGGCTGACAGCGGTACTTGGAGTTCGATATGACTTGTTTTCCGCCCCGATCGACCGCAAGGATCGCCAGTCAAACTTCGTGCCGGATGGAGGTGCAATCTCTGCCGTAGCCGGCGCTACGGGCAAGGTGGTCATTGCCAATCGGGGTGGTTACAGCAGGGGGATCATCCAGACACGGAAGCTCAACTTCACTCCCCGAGTCAGCCTTGCCTATAAGGTCGGCGATAAAACGGTCATTCGATCTGCGTTTGGAGCTTATTTCTTCAATGAGCAGGGCACCGGATCTTCTGCGCGTCTCTTTCTGAACTATCCCTTCGCTCAGACCTTCAGCACAGCCTGTTCCTCTGCTGTACCCTGCCTCAGCACATCCGTCGGGATTCCGCTCTCACCTTCGGCGACTAACGTTCCGGTTGTCGTCTACTTTCCACTCCAAAACCCAACTCCTTATGTGAACCAGTGGAATCTAACCCTTGAGCATCAGGTTATGAACGCCCTGGTTGTGCGCGGATCATACGTTGGATCGAAGGGGACGCATCTTGGAATAGCTCTTAATGAGAATGTTCCCATTCCCGGCCCCGGAAGTGTTCAGGCAAATTCGCCATACCCGGCTTACTCGACGATTCAGTCCTGGGAAAACCGCGGTGTTTCCAGTTATAACGCTCTTCAGCTTTCTGCTGAACAGCGAGCATGGCATGGCTTGCAGTACCTCGCCGCCTATACCTGGAGCCGTAGTATCGATGAGGGATCCGGTGGTAACTCATCGTCCAGCGAATCGCGCATCAACATCCAGAATCCGCGTAATCTTTCTGCCGATTATGGTCTGTCAGACTTCGACCATCGCCATCGCTTTACCTTCAGTCCTATCTATCAGCTTCCATTTGGCCGCGGACGTCAGTATGGCGGAAGCGTTAATGGTGTCGTTGATGGATTGATTGGTGGATGGGATCTTACCGGCATCGTTACGTTACAGAGTGGTGCTCCGTTTTCCGTCTCCATGTCTTCCAACGCCTCGCTCAACACCGGCACATTCCTTCGGCCCGATCGCATCTGCAATGGCAATAAATCCGGCAGCCAGAGAACTTTGAGCGCGTACTATGACACCGGTTGCTTCGTGAATCCGGCGCAGTACACGTTTGGCAATACGAGGCGCAATATTCTGATCGGGCCGAGTTACCAGACGATCGATGCCGGTCTGCACAAGGACTTCCACATTTACGAATCACTTGGAATGCAGTTCCGCGCAGAATTCTTCAACCTTTTCAACACGGCGAACTTTGGCTTTCCCAACAACAGCATTGGTTCGGCCGCAGCGGGAAAGATTTCGTCATTGGCCACTGGAGCCACAGCACGTCAGACGCAGTTTGCGCTGCGTTTCCACTGGTAA
- a CDS encoding GntR family transcriptional regulator translates to MKAKTKSKSSKSNYTIREKAYQYIQSRIASGNLPSGGAISELLLAKELGSSRTPVREAISQLVSEGLLEQTPNRGTIVVRLTREDIVDLYELREALEVYVVAKVTREQLPAEDLKRLEQLSDGILSLVDELHATGESYLNAEQMQRFIAADRGFHTLLMAFSFNPRIRKIVDETRLLIRIFAMRRVGYDTEKLRDIHAQHAAILAAIVSKDPELAMRRLAEHIQISRQERLDEFDRNRRASTIERSYLDLNL, encoded by the coding sequence ATGAAAGCCAAAACGAAGTCGAAATCCAGCAAGTCGAACTACACGATCCGCGAGAAGGCCTATCAGTATATCCAGAGCCGCATTGCCTCCGGCAATCTTCCGTCGGGAGGCGCTATCTCAGAGCTTTTGCTTGCTAAGGAGCTTGGAAGCAGCCGTACGCCAGTGCGTGAGGCGATCAGTCAACTGGTCTCTGAAGGCCTGCTGGAACAGACTCCAAATCGCGGCACGATTGTAGTACGGTTGACGCGTGAAGACATCGTCGACCTGTATGAACTACGCGAGGCACTTGAGGTCTACGTCGTTGCAAAGGTCACACGTGAGCAGCTTCCTGCGGAGGACCTTAAACGACTTGAGCAGTTGTCAGACGGCATTCTGTCGCTGGTAGATGAACTCCATGCCACAGGAGAGTCCTATCTCAACGCAGAGCAGATGCAGCGTTTCATCGCCGCAGACCGCGGCTTTCATACCCTGCTCATGGCGTTTTCGTTCAACCCGCGCATACGCAAGATCGTAGATGAAACGAGGCTGCTCATCCGCATCTTCGCAATGCGTCGTGTTGGGTACGACACAGAGAAGCTGCGCGATATTCATGCACAACATGCAGCGATTCTCGCAGCGATTGTGAGTAAGGATCCAGAGTTGGCGATGCGTCGGCTTGCGGAGCACATTCAGATATCAAGGCAGGAGAGACTGGATGAGTTTGACCGCAATCGCCGGGCAAGCACAATCGAACGAAGCTATCTGGACCTAAACCTCTGA
- a CDS encoding MFS transporter — protein sequence MSQSAQANTRTKWITIGLLWFVFLFNYADRQAIFSLFPLIKTEMILTDVQLGILGSCFMWMYALCGPFTGWITDRLSRKWLILGSLIFWSIVTGATAIAHTYQSMVWCRALGGLGEAFYFPAAMSMISDYHGPSTRSRAMSFHQTAVYAGSIAGGSISALVGQHSGWRSSFLFFGGCGIVLGIILMFLLREPRRGQSEAVAGHPPFKASTRQALREILGSRMVMLLIVIFMGANFVAVVFLTWLPTFLYNKFHMSLSMAGLNASLYLQAASFLGVLCGGYLADRFSSRRGGGRQLAQAIGLLFGAPFLFLTGWTFSIPVLVFAMIGFGYFKGLYDANIIAGIYDVVAVQNRGTAAGIANSLGWLGGGLAPVIIAVGSAKFGMSACMSATAAIYLIIGLLTLLASRRLRRMRGPANPVASLWFEAGISEV from the coding sequence GTGTCGCAATCAGCACAAGCCAACACGCGCACGAAATGGATCACCATCGGGCTTCTATGGTTCGTCTTCCTTTTTAATTATGCCGACCGCCAGGCCATCTTCTCTCTCTTCCCACTCATTAAGACCGAGATGATTCTTACCGACGTGCAGCTTGGCATTCTCGGCTCCTGCTTTATGTGGATGTACGCTCTGTGCGGCCCTTTCACCGGATGGATTACAGATCGGCTCTCGCGCAAATGGTTGATTCTCGGCAGCCTTATCTTTTGGTCGATCGTGACGGGGGCGACCGCTATCGCACATACCTATCAAAGCATGGTCTGGTGCCGTGCCCTGGGTGGCCTTGGTGAAGCCTTCTACTTCCCGGCGGCCATGTCGATGATCAGCGATTATCATGGCCCCTCCACGCGATCGCGTGCGATGTCATTCCATCAGACCGCCGTCTATGCCGGCAGCATCGCGGGCGGTTCTATTTCGGCATTGGTCGGCCAACATAGTGGATGGCGTTCGAGCTTTCTCTTCTTCGGAGGCTGCGGTATTGTACTGGGCATTATTCTCATGTTTCTGCTGCGCGAACCCCGCCGTGGACAGTCCGAAGCTGTCGCGGGTCACCCGCCATTCAAAGCGTCAACCAGACAAGCCCTTCGCGAGATCCTCGGTAGCCGCATGGTCATGCTGCTCATCGTCATCTTCATGGGAGCGAACTTTGTGGCGGTTGTCTTCCTCACCTGGCTCCCTACTTTTCTCTATAACAAATTCCACATGAGCCTTTCCATGGCGGGCCTCAACGCCAGCCTCTACCTGCAGGCTGCATCGTTCCTCGGTGTTCTCTGCGGAGGCTATCTTGCCGATCGCTTTTCAAGCCGTCGCGGCGGCGGCCGGCAACTCGCTCAGGCTATCGGTCTTTTGTTCGGCGCTCCCTTTCTCTTCCTTACAGGGTGGACGTTTTCGATCCCCGTGCTTGTATTTGCGATGATAGGCTTCGGCTACTTCAAAGGACTTTATGATGCCAACATCATTGCAGGCATCTATGATGTCGTCGCGGTTCAGAACCGAGGCACTGCGGCGGGCATCGCCAATTCGCTTGGATGGCTTGGCGGCGGACTCGCACCTGTCATCATTGCCGTTGGATCGGCAAAGTTTGGCATGAGCGCATGCATGAGCGCCACGGCTGCAATCTATCTCATCATCGGCTTGCTTACGCTGCTTGCTTCACGCAGGCTTCGCCGTATGCGCGGGCCTGCAAACCCGGTTGCGTCTTTATGGTTTGAAGCCGGAATTTCAGAGGTTTAG
- a CDS encoding HpcH/HpaI aldolase/citrate lyase family protein translates to MPEEYAADRHPSSPDTWSVVRERLKAGDYVIGMTVTSNNVETGAYAATLGFHFLWCEMEHSPLSLESLRTLVLATRGLSAPVFARVPWAELWLAKRALDQGVQGVIFPFVSTVERARIAAQGCHYPPFGRRGSGAGLAVTTWPASGSYYDSADANVLVVCVIEEASGVEQIEEIAATPGIDVLFIGVSDLSFSLGLRGRQDDPVLNQAIAKIVSAAKRNGKWLGRPAGSAEEVERFHAQGFQFFQSVTELGLMKIGAKSLLESLGIKEKPREQSTFY, encoded by the coding sequence ATGCCGGAAGAGTATGCTGCCGATCGTCATCCCTCTTCGCCTGATACCTGGAGCGTCGTTCGCGAGCGCCTCAAGGCAGGAGACTACGTGATCGGCATGACCGTGACCTCGAACAACGTCGAGACCGGCGCATACGCTGCCACGCTGGGCTTCCACTTTCTGTGGTGCGAGATGGAGCACTCGCCTCTCTCTCTCGAATCCTTGCGTACCCTGGTACTTGCTACCCGTGGACTTTCTGCGCCTGTCTTTGCCCGGGTCCCGTGGGCAGAGCTTTGGCTGGCCAAGCGCGCACTCGATCAGGGCGTGCAAGGAGTGATCTTTCCCTTTGTCTCGACCGTAGAACGCGCCCGCATCGCCGCGCAGGGATGCCACTATCCCCCATTCGGTCGTCGCGGCTCCGGTGCGGGACTTGCCGTTACCACCTGGCCAGCCTCTGGAAGCTACTACGACTCCGCAGACGCGAATGTCCTCGTTGTCTGTGTCATCGAAGAGGCGTCTGGCGTTGAGCAGATTGAAGAGATTGCCGCTACTCCCGGCATCGACGTCCTTTTCATCGGCGTCAGCGATCTTTCCTTCTCGCTGGGTTTACGTGGCCGACAAGATGATCCGGTGCTCAATCAAGCGATCGCAAAGATCGTCTCTGCCGCTAAGCGGAACGGCAAATGGCTGGGTCGACCTGCCGGCAGCGCCGAAGAAGTGGAACGCTTCCACGCGCAGGGCTTCCAGTTTTTTCAGTCTGTCACTGAACTCGGACTGATGAAAATCGGTGCCAAATCACTTCTTGAGTCTTTAGGTATTAAAGAGAAGCCACGCGAGCAAAGCACTTTCTACTAG
- a CDS encoding D-2-hydroxyacid dehydrogenase, producing MTIVVLDGHTLNPGDNPWTMLEKLGEVCVYDRSTPSQVRERVAEADILLTNKTPLPRDIIEGASRLKFISVLATGYNIVDIAAAREKGIIVSNVPDYGTNTVAQFVMGLMLELCHHIGGHSNAVRSGAWATSKDWSFWNSSQVELYDKTLGIVGFGRIGRRVAAIAECFGMRVIYNTRTPGTELAQQYRTLQQLFSEADVVSLHCALTPENTGIVNRALLETMKPSAFLINTARGALIHEDDLSAALNSGIIAGAALDVLSSEPPSKDNPLLTARNCIITPHMAWAALDARKRIMKTTIDNVAAFLAGTPINVIS from the coding sequence ATGACGATCGTTGTGCTCGATGGACATACTCTCAACCCCGGCGATAATCCATGGACTATGCTCGAAAAACTGGGCGAGGTGTGCGTCTATGATCGCTCCACGCCTTCTCAGGTCCGGGAGCGAGTCGCCGAGGCCGACATTCTCCTCACCAATAAGACGCCTCTGCCTCGCGACATTATCGAGGGCGCCTCTCGCTTAAAGTTCATATCAGTGCTTGCCACCGGCTACAACATTGTCGATATCGCAGCAGCCAGAGAGAAAGGCATCATCGTCTCGAACGTTCCGGATTATGGAACGAATACCGTGGCGCAGTTTGTCATGGGCCTCATGCTTGAACTTTGTCACCACATCGGGGGCCACTCGAATGCCGTACGGTCGGGTGCCTGGGCAACATCAAAAGACTGGTCTTTCTGGAACTCCTCGCAGGTTGAGCTCTACGACAAGACCCTGGGCATTGTAGGCTTTGGGCGGATCGGCCGTCGTGTCGCCGCAATAGCGGAGTGTTTCGGCATGCGTGTCATCTACAACACCCGCACACCGGGAACCGAGCTAGCTCAGCAGTACCGCACGCTTCAGCAGCTCTTCTCAGAAGCTGACGTGGTATCGCTTCATTGCGCCCTCACGCCAGAGAACACCGGTATCGTAAACCGGGCGCTTCTTGAAACCATGAAACCCTCAGCGTTTCTTATCAACACGGCGCGCGGTGCGCTCATCCATGAAGATGACCTCTCCGCAGCACTCAACAGTGGCATAATCGCTGGCGCAGCGCTCGACGTTCTCTCCAGCGAACCGCCTTCTAAAGACAATCCCTTACTTACCGCGCGCAACTGCATCATTACACCGCACATGGCATGGGCAGCGCTCGATGCACGAAAACGCATTATGAAGACAACCATTGATAACGTCGCTGCCTTCCTTGCGGGAACTCCTATCAATGTCATCTCTTAG
- a CDS encoding dihydrodipicolinate synthase family protein, translating to MTSFSGVYAALLSPRASDGELDVASFRQQIFKLGRFGLRGYAINGATGEFTIASDKDIDVLVRAARQEAPEEQILCGIGACDLRLTLNNARSAQRAGAHALLLPMPSFFPYREDDLAAYVSAVASSVELPILLYNLPQFTSGLHVDMVLSLFANHSNVVGIKDYSGSLDIVRAITAAGLPRARLIGNDSALSTALTEGVCDGVISGVACALPELMSSLFATGGHGQAFATKSTLLRNFIDHLASLPTPWGLKVASAVRHFTQESYPFPLSAAREMEAAELREWFTGWYTQTLS from the coding sequence TTGACTTCTTTTAGTGGTGTATACGCCGCTCTACTCTCTCCGCGAGCCAGTGATGGTGAGCTTGACGTGGCCTCGTTTCGGCAGCAGATCTTCAAGCTGGGTAGATTTGGCCTTCGGGGTTATGCGATCAACGGAGCAACAGGCGAGTTTACAATCGCCTCGGACAAAGACATCGATGTATTGGTGCGTGCAGCCCGTCAGGAGGCTCCGGAAGAGCAGATTCTGTGCGGCATCGGCGCATGCGACCTGCGTCTTACATTAAACAACGCACGTAGTGCACAGCGTGCAGGCGCGCATGCCCTCCTGCTTCCGATGCCTAGCTTTTTCCCTTACCGCGAAGATGATCTGGCTGCCTACGTCTCGGCCGTAGCATCATCGGTGGAGTTACCGATTCTGCTATATAACCTGCCTCAGTTCACCTCCGGGTTGCATGTCGACATGGTTCTCTCCCTTTTTGCGAACCACTCCAACGTCGTGGGGATCAAGGATTATTCCGGCTCGCTGGATATCGTACGCGCGATAACGGCAGCCGGCCTCCCCCGTGCACGCCTGATCGGAAACGACTCCGCACTCTCCACCGCACTCACTGAAGGTGTCTGCGATGGAGTGATTTCTGGAGTGGCCTGCGCACTGCCCGAGCTGATGTCTTCATTATTCGCAACGGGTGGACATGGCCAGGCATTTGCGACCAAGAGCACTCTCTTAAGGAATTTCATCGATCATCTGGCGTCGCTGCCTACACCCTGGGGGCTCAAGGTCGCCTCTGCTGTACGCCACTTTACGCAGGAAAGCTACCCGTTTCCCCTGAGTGCAGCACGTGAGATGGAAGCCGCCGAACTCCGCGAGTGGTTCACAGGCTGGTATACACAGACTCTTTCATAG